Part of the Labrus bergylta chromosome 19, fLabBer1.1, whole genome shotgun sequence genome, CAGAGCACTTTATCGACCAGCCCAAAAATATCTAACATCACATAAAGGTACTGTTTATGTTTAGTTTTGTTGACTAACACAGCTTAGTTCTTAGTTCTTACCATAACAGCAATATAATGTCTCCAGTGACGAGGCAAGGGGCCATCCAGCTCCAACAAAGCATGCTGGGTCTTGAGGACGCAGCTGAGGTAAGCAGGGTGCAGAGCCATCACCATGGTGATATGGTCCACGCGACCGGATGAAAGAAAAGATTCAATGAGGATGTCCTGATCTGGCCCTTCTTTTAACATCTAAAGAGAACAAGCCAGAcgaaacacataaacaaacggACAACATTTACTACTAAAGTCTAATTTTATTTACCATTAGAAGTACATTTTAGGTGTGAGCAAGGAAATATTTGTGGAGGATTCACTCCCATTTTCTCCAGTGGAAAGCTTGTAGTTAGTCATATATGCAAATGATATTTTCAGTCATCAGCTTTAGCAACACTTGTCTGAGGTTGCTTCACCTGATGACATGAAGCAACAGACACCTCAGTATTGCAGAAGAAAAGTGATCTAAATTCCTTATACtacatttgtttgatttatttgaatctGTATTTATTGTGACGGCtggcaacaacacaaacaaactagtCAGCCTGTGATTATCAATAGGTCTATAATGTGAGTAGCTGCTCATTAGAAGCCCACTTgtgaatgaatgtattttgaaaaacagtCCATGCACACCTCTTTGGCATTGATGAAAGCACTTGGACCTGAGGCCAGAGCCCGAGGGACGTCAACTCCGTGTTCctagaggaaaaaagaaagacaaagaaagttAAGCGAATTATAATAGAGTTAAATGAATGTTACTCTCGTGCAAAATTTGCTCTATTCGATGTGCAAAACCTGAGATAATGTTCATCACAATTTTATTCACATAGTTTTGTTTTATCTGGCAATCAACCCAAATCAAACCAGAAAAGAATCAAATTCCACAAAGACAGGACTAGAACTTAGGCTTGGACTAGGCACGTGTGGCACTGAAATGCAAAAGTTTTtagataaaaacatgaactttgacCCAAATGTCACAACTGCTCTTACAACTAACACAAGTGCAAGAGTGACGATTAAATCAACCAGTTTAAACTCTTCAAAACCCTCCGTGTATTATTAAAGGTAATTCGAAGCAAACCAAGAAAATCTGCAGGTCGCTTCAATCCACCTTGAACTTGACCACCAGTCGGGTCCTGCTGTAGGAGCTGAACTGTAACTGCAGAGACCCGTTTCATAACTTGCAGCCCATAAAAACTGAAACCAAACCAAATCTGAAaccaaacactcacagacatcaccGGAACatagcagacagacacacagctcgttatttccccccaaaaaaatcgtCACACTGTTTACACGCCACACGAAGGCTGACTCTCTTTATATATTTCCAGCAGTACAAACGACGACCCGGgggtgtgtccctgtgtgtgtttttttagggCGCCGGGAGGGGGCGTGTCCGACCAGCTTGTTGTTCACCGCAGCTGAGTCTTGCATCACCTCCGACATGTTCTGATGAAACATCCAGCAATCTGATAGAAACCTATAATCAGCTGATAACTACGGATGATCAGCTGCGAGGCTAATGATGACTAACAACTAATAACACACCCAGCGAATGGAGCAAATCACAAGTCCTAATATTAAATCAAGCAGCTGCATTGAGACATTCCCGTCGGAGATGTTAACTATGAATGTGACTGTGAATAATACTCCAGCATTACCTGTGCGGTCCGCAGCAGCTCGGTTGCTTTCCCTCGTACCTTCTGCAGCGGACACGATCGGGAAAGCCGAAGCAGATGCAGAAGTGTTTGTCTGTTCAGTCGTGTTGAGCAGGACTGGTCTATTCCTAAACACATCATCACACCTTGGCTCAGCTCCTCCAGAGCCGCTGCTCGCTCCTCTTCGTCCCTGCTGCACAGCCGAGCTAAGCTCTTCACGGACGGGTGCATATCCGACTCGGACTCGGACTGGTAGCGACATGAGCGGCCGGAGTCGGGCACTCTACGCAGGATGTTTCCTCCGTTAGTCGTGCAGTTAGACCCTGCAGCAGGATTGTTATCCATCTCTGGAGGTGATCCCGAAGCAGCCGAGTTACCTGACACTGCTGCTAGCTAGCCCTAGTAATAACGCACCCACTAGCTTGATGTAAACCTTCACGCCGTTTCTGtgacttcctcctccttccttttaTTCACTGCGCACTCATCTGTTTCACTAATCATTAACACCTACAGATCACCTTCAACACGGTTTCCCACCGGCAAACTGACCGTGAAGACAGTTTGCCGGTTAGTTTGCTAAGTTAGCCTAGCTACCAGATGCTGTAATAAGGTTGAATAAGTTCGATTTAAAAACTCTCTGAGCCAGTGGTTAATGTTTTAACTGAACTCACAGGCTAAGGCTCAATCTAATATAACTTTAAAATCAGTCTCCATGAGCTCGTAAGAGTAGAAGTAGAGCTTTCCTCGCTGGTTTCGTTCAGCTGTTCTCGATTTTTTCTCCTGCCGATGTGACGTCATCGTGACGCAGTTAAAACTTTATACTGATGAGCTCGAGCTGCTGCAACACAGGAAGCGATTTGAGGATGAAGTCTTAAAGCACGAATTAAACATGTTCTTTACTCGTTTCTGTAAGTGTTTAGATTTAACACATAAAATACAACTTAAAATATACACAATGTACAactgaatgtttacattaaattagAATTATTGTCCACGCAACTGTCACTAGtgcattttcctttttgtccATTAACCTATTTTGAAAAGCTCAagacaatcttttttttcttttcaggttcctaatttgaaacagaaaaatagcAGAACATTTAGAAAGGCTGGAACAcgcatatatttatatttgtttatttaatggTTAAAGGATAACTTAATTATTTTGGGGTACCCTACAAAATTATAAGAAGTATAAATcattcttcatttgttttctctgccatcatgttaaaatgtaataCCTTAAAGACTGTGTTGCAGATTTTCACTGAAGTGTGAAGGACCACAATCTTTATTAGACCATTTTGCTGAACACCTGTTATGTCCTTGTGGTCCTTAGAGCCCGTATACTTTTCAGGAAGTCCATAGGAATATTCTACGTATTATTTTGACTTACTTATTTGTGAATTTATGTCTAAAACTGTGTCAAAGAAGGTTTTTCTTATGACTGTATCTGTAAAGGTTATCTGGTATACATTTGTTTCACATTCTGTTATATGTACTTCCTGAATCACctttattttggaaaataaaaaaaacatcaagggTGCACCCGTATGATCAGTCAAGTCATATATATTGTATTAAATTAACTGGATAGATTTAAATATACACCATACAAAATATTAGATACCTTTGTGTGGGGCTAAGAGAAAACAGTTGAAGCCTTCAGGTACAAGTGAAAAAAGGAGAGGTCACAGTGAGAGTTATAAACAAGCAGGTGAGGATGATGTGCAGCtcatttaaagagaaacacactctGTGGAGTTTGGGGGAAATACAACACTGTGGTggcaacaataataaaaaaaaaaaaccttcagtaTACCGTTTCCCTATGAGGGAAGACTTttattaacaaacacacaggctggATATGGAGGATGACCTTcggagagcacacacacaaaggcgtGGTCCCCATGACAACCGGCGCTTTGTGTCCCGGGAGACCCAAGGGTGGAAGAGGTGAGGCTGAGTGAGGAGGGGGCTGAGCTCAGGATGCAAGCAGAGGTCAGGgttcatacacactcacacacacatggggTTCCTCTTCAGTATTTTACAGGATGTAAGTAGTGTGAAGTAGTGTGTTTGTGAttgcgtttgtttgtttgtgtgtgtgcgtatgtagGTGGGTGTGTAGATGTAGAGTGAGGAGTGGGTGTGTAGATGTAGAGTGAGGAGTGGGGTGTGAGTCTTCAGACGATTTTGTTCTCCAGCAAGGCGATCCTCTTTGACATGCTATCTAGTAATTTTTTGTCAAGGAGAGCAACAttgaaaacagacaaattaaTACATTAAAGCTCTTACTTATAATTTTCTTCAGTGTCACTTGTTGAAAaggatatatttttttgttagcaCCTGTAGGGCATCTTCTACTTTCTTTTGGAACTTTACGAGGGAGTCACACTCACAAGGGTCCTCGTCTGTGGAATGGAAACAGAAAGCACATGTTTTTATACCAGCGTGTAGGGTAAAATGGTAGCATTGCAAATATTTTAGATACTGTTATGATCATGTCTGACCTTGACAGATGTTTATCTGCAGCTTCTTGGCGATCTGGGTCATGGCCTTGAAGTCAGCAGTGTAGAAGTAGTGCTCTCCAGTCGGCTCAGATGCAATCTCTTTCAGTTCATCCTCTACTGCATTGCCAACTCCAACAGCATACATTTTGAAacctgtaaaacaaacacacaagttcATCTGACTTGTAAAATGAGCCTTTGTGTTGTATCCATTTATACTTTATACATCTATTCATACCATTCTCCTTTGCCTTTTTGGCAGCATCTCCGATGTAGTCCTGGCTGCGTCCATCAGTGAATACGATGCCCACCTTGGCGACTCCAGGGCGTGCACCATGACCGGGGTTGAAGCTGTTATCTGTCAGGTAGCGCAGAGCCTGACCCGTCATGGTTCCCCTCTCCATGTAGGCCATCTTCTTCACAGCATCCTTCAAGTCCTTCTTGTTGTTGTAGCGGCCCAGGGGAAACTCCTACAGTAGGGAGATAGATTATGTTCTAAGAAGAGGGAAAGGAATAGATTTTTAGATGTGACTAGACAGAGACCCACCTGTCTGACTGAGCTAGAGTACTGCACAAGTCCCACATGAGCCTTGCTGTCAGAAACGTCCAGTTTGTCCACGATCTGGTTGATCCACTTCTTGACCAGCTCAAAGTTCTCAGGCCGGACACTCTTAGAGCCATCGATCAGGAACACCACGTCTGTTGCAGAGTTGCTGCATGCTGGTGACGTCAGATACACCACATGTTGTGTTACTCCATGAACACAGTGAGTGTGCATGAACTGACATTatcacacataacacacacacacacacacacacagatgcatgcacacacgggcacacacacgggcacacacactcaccactGCAGCTGCGACCATTGTCCATCAGGGTAAAGCCATCTTTGCAGGCACACTTGTATGATCCGGGGCTGCTGATGCATACCTGCTCACAGTCATGATCCCCGGTGGCACACAGGTCCgacactgtgtgtgcgtgtgcgtgcacAACACACAAGCGCACACAGTGGAATATATGTAgaggcacacgcacacattgAAAGGGGTTGGGCGTTTGGGGTTAGGAGGAGAGAATAAAACTATGTCAGTTTGAAAATGGTATAATCTTTTTAATGATCCACTGTTACctgcactttaaaaacatgtgtatGGGTAATGCAGGATTCCAGTGGATCCTTAAAACAAACAGGTGGAAAAGATTGGAAGAGTAAACATTAACAACATCTGTTTTATCTGGTACTAAATGTGAAGCACAGGCTCATCCAACGACAATCCATCCCTGCCATCATGCAGCTCTGCCCTTGGATGAGACATCTGCAGCATGATTGGCTGTCAGAAAGCAGTCACAAACTGCCGCAGACTGGGAGAGCCAAAGGGCATCGCAAATTAGAAGTTTAATGATTGTCACTAATGGATCTGTAATTACAGAGAGATCAGTCTCGCCTCCCAACTGAAGAACAGAAGAGAATTTCCTTCCAAGAGGTTGTTTCTGCCCTGATGCCCTTGCGCAGGGGGGATGTTTAATGAGGTCTAATGAATGAACATATTGTTGTAATGTTGAGGACAAAAGGGAGGAAATAATATGTTGGAATGAAAAGATGACAGTCCTGACACCTTACCCTTAGTattggggggggaggggggagcaaaTTGCTTTCTCCACAGGGATGATAGGTAGTTATTACCCACCTTACAGACATTCCCATCACTAAAGACTAATCCctgttttctttatctctttctCTAACTCAAAACAAAGACTACATTTTCTGTACTCCCTTCTTACCACAGAAGGCCTCCTGGAATTTCTTGGTGAGCTTCTCGATGACGCTGTAGCTCTCCACGTAGTCCACGTGGTCATCCAGAGGATCACTGGCCATCTGGCGCAAGGTGCTCATGTCCACACGGCCCACACCGATGGCAAAAATCTCAATCCCAGCATCCCGAGCACGCTGAGCCACCTCCTTTACATTGTCCTGAGGACGCCCGTCTGTCACAATAATGGCAACCTgggaaagaaaaggagatagAAACCCTGATAAAGGTTATGGAATATGTTGAATTTTGAGTGTAAATGCATATAAATTAGTGTCTGACCTTGCTAATATCAGGAGATTTGACCCGAGCACCCTCGCCTTCGCTGAATGCCACGTTCAGGGCAAACTGGATGGCCAGACCGGTCATGGTACCAGTGGAGAGGGGCTCGATCTTGGTTACAGCCTTAACTAGACCAGCTTTAGTGCGGTGTGTTTTCAGAGACACCTAAGGTCGGATAATAACAGTGTAAGTGTTATCTGAGTTTTAAATTAGGATAAAACTTTTCTCACTGCTAATGAATGCTAACTTTGACCCCTACCTCGTTCTTGACGCGGCTGGCGTAGTTGACAACTCCCACACGGGTGGCGTTGGGTCCGACATCGAGTCCCTCAATGACCTTTGCAAGGAAGACCTTGACCTGCTCAAACTCTGAAGGGCGAACACTGCGGCTGCTGTCGATGATGAACACAATGTCGGTGGGACGGGTTTTGCACAAACCTGCCGCTGTACATGAAgagacaggaagtagaccaTTATGTATTCATGTGCTAATAGTCTGCATAACAACTGTTCACACAAAGTTATCAGGAAACTGCTGGTAGCTGGTTgatgaaaagaggagaaaaagtggGAGGGTGGGAGAAGCAtgaggagaacagagagggtGGAGAGGATAGAGGAGGCTGGTGAGAAAGTGGGAgttaacagaaaaacaagatgcaGGG contains:
- the matn1 gene encoding cartilage matrix protein isoform X1, whose product is MTPSPLLFLLLLGLVGAQAPVDLRTAAAMAAGLCKTRPTDIVFIIDSSRSVRPSEFEQVKVFLAKVIEGLDVGPNATRVGVVNYASRVKNEVSLKTHRTKAGLVKAVTKIEPLSTGTMTGLAIQFALNVAFSEGEGARVKSPDISKVAIIVTDGRPQDNVKEVAQRARDAGIEIFAIGVGRVDMSTLRQMASDPLDDHVDYVESYSVIEKLTKKFQEAFCVSDLCATGDHDCEQVCISSPGSYKCACKDGFTLMDNGRSCSACSNSATDVVFLIDGSKSVRPENFELVKKWINQIVDKLDVSDSKAHVGLVQYSSSVRQEFPLGRYNNKKDLKDAVKKMAYMERGTMTGQALRYLTDNSFNPGHGARPGVAKVGIVFTDGRSQDYIGDAAKKAKENGFKMYAVGVGNAVEDELKEIASEPTGEHYFYTADFKAMTQIAKKLQINICQDEDPCECDSLVKFQKKVEDALQVLTKKYILFNK
- the matn1 gene encoding cartilage matrix protein isoform X2, whose amino-acid sequence is MTPSPLLFLLLLGLVGAQAPVDLRTAAAMAAGLCKTRPTDIVFIIDSSRSVRPSEFEQVKVFLAKVIEGLDVGPNATRVGVVNYASRVKNEVSLKTHRTKAGLVKAVTKIEPLSTGTMTGLAIQFALNVAFSEGEGARVKSPDISKVAIIVTDGRPQDNVKEVAQRARDAGIEIFAIGVGRVDMSTLRQMASDPLDDHVDYVESYSVIEKLTKKFQEAFCACSNSATDVVFLIDGSKSVRPENFELVKKWINQIVDKLDVSDSKAHVGLVQYSSSVRQEFPLGRYNNKKDLKDAVKKMAYMERGTMTGQALRYLTDNSFNPGHGARPGVAKVGIVFTDGRSQDYIGDAAKKAKENGFKMYAVGVGNAVEDELKEIASEPTGEHYFYTADFKAMTQIAKKLQINICQDEDPCECDSLVKFQKKVEDALQVLTKKYILFNK